A window of Erpetoichthys calabaricus chromosome 12, fErpCal1.3, whole genome shotgun sequence contains these coding sequences:
- the LOC127529827 gene encoding tapasin-related protein-like, translated as MLRSAALADLKPQLVVLVLLDTCVNCLSITTMSSPLHTAILPCNFTLLPGDINLRELNVVWTRWTMPVAQYIGGKVTSGLRFSLREDRLKSGDASLHLSPVSMEDEGQYLCQVRYRTEKMDIEVNLTVRAPPQVHATIRTATHGSQGVVNCSATGFYPEGIKIAIQQDRETLKSESPSARRELDGTFSASSIYTFNWTTRDKELFICEVSHPALKQPIRRDARADSSILLLTNAVPGVKSVVICLSHRTQESVSKIIWRQGDTIVLIDNPNILMTVDGHMSVMSRYPLHPRVAKSRCPVRSTMNLDVLKRKLCNT; from the exons GTGTTAACTGTCTTAGCATCACCACAATGTCCAGTCCACTCCACACTGCCATCCTTCCATGTAACTTCACTCTGCTGCCCGGTGATATCAACCTGCGGGAGCTGAATGTTGTCTGGACAAGATGGACAATGCCAGTGGCACAGTACATTGGAGGCAAAGTGACCAGTGGCTTAAGGTTCAGTCTGAGAGAAGATCGCTTGAAGTCTGGGGATGCATCTCTTCACCTGAGTCCAGTGTCCATGGAGGATGAGGGTCAGTATCTTTGTCAAGTGCGATACCGAACAGAGAAGATGGACATTGAGGTAAACCTGACTGTGAGAG CTCCTCCACAGGTGCACGCCACCATCAGGACAGCCACCCACGGGTCTCAAGGGGTTGTGAACTGCAGTGCCACAGGTTTCTACCCTGAGGGCATCAAGATTGCCATCCAGCAGGACAGAGAGACATTGAAGAGCGAGAGTCCATCTGCTCGGAGAGAGCTGGATGGGACCTTCAGCGCCTCAAGCATCTACACCTTCAACTGGACCACCAGGGACAAGGAGCTGTTCATCTGTGAAGTGAGCCACCCTGCTCTGAAACAGCCAATCAGGAGAGATGCCAGGGCAG ACTCTTCAATCCTGCTGCTGACCAACGCCGTGCCCGGGGTAAAGAGCGTGGTAATCTGCCTAAGTCACCGAACccaggaatctgtgagcaagatCATCTGGAGGCAAGGTGACACCATTGTACTGATAGACAACCCAAATATCCTGATGACCGTCGACGGGCACATGTCTGTGATGAGCCGCTACCCGCTTCACCCCCGAGTGGCCAAGAGCAGGTGTCCTGTGAGGTCCACTATGAATCTGGACGTTCTGAAAAGAAAATTGTGCAAT ACATAG